The genomic DNA GTACCTGTTTTGTGATGGAAACCACACCTCTATGTCGTAGGTCTTTGCGGAAGAAAAGCCCAGGTCTCCACTGCACAAAAGCACAACTCTATAGGGTAATTCCAAGGCTCTTAGTACATCTTCCGCATCCCGTGTTAGCTTTTCTAACTCCTCGTAAGAATCCTCTGGCTTTACTATCTTGACCAGTTCCACTTTGTTAAACTGATGTTGGCGTATTATACCCCTTATGTCTTTTCCGTAAGCACCAGCTTCTCTTCTGTAGCAAGGAGTGTAAGACATCAGATAAATGGGAAGCTGGTCTTCTCTTAATATTTCGTCCCTAAACAGGTTAGTAAGGGGCACTTCCGCAGTAGGAATAAGATACAGGTTGTCCCTTTCACACTTGTAGAGTTCTTCTTCAAACTTGGGTAGTTGTCCTGTGCCTTCTAACACTTCTGGTTTTACAAGATGTGGAGGGAGAACTTCTATATAACCTTTTTTGGCATGCATGTCTAACATAAAGTTTATAAGAGCTCTTTCAAGCTTTGCTCCCATGTTTTTAAGAACTGTGAAACGGCTTCCTGAGAGTTTGGCACCCCTTTCAAAATCAAGTATGTCCAGCTTCTCTCCTATTTCCCAATGGGGCTTAGGCTCAAAGTTAAATTCCCTTGGCGTGCCATACCTTCTTACCTCCACATTGTCTTTCTCATCTTCTCCTATGGGAACGCTTTCATGGGGTATGTTGGGTATGCGTAGCATAAGGTTTCTCATATCACTTTCTACAATGGAAAGCTTTGCTTCTAATTCTTCTATATTCTCTCTTATTTTTTTGACCTGTGCCTCAAGGTTTGAGGTGTCCAAGGATTGTTTTTTCATTACTCCTATCTCTTTACTTATGCGGTTTCTCTCAGATCGTAGCGCTTCAAGTTCTCTAAGTATGCTTCTTCGTTCTTGGTCAAGGGACAAAACACGATCCACAAGCAGATGATGATCTCCACCTCTGGTCTTTAACCTCTCTTTTACAAAATGGGGTTTATCTCTTAAAAGCTGTATGTCAAGCATTTTTCTTCATATAATCTTGCAGAATTTTTTCCATCATGTCCTTGTAGTAAAGCCTTTCCTTTTTTAGTTTTTCTATTTCTAACTCTAGCTCATGGGTCATTGGTCTGTGTTTTTCTAACTTATCAACGAGCTTGTTTAGTTCGTCGTGTTTCTCGTAATACTGTTTAAATTCTTTATTTTCTTCAAGGAGTTTTTTTATAGCCTCCTCTCTGGTCATTTTAT from Hydrogenobacter hydrogenophilus includes the following:
- a CDS encoding YdcH family protein, with protein sequence MTREEAIKKLLEENKEFKQYYEKHDELNKLVDKLEKHRPMTHELELEIEKLKKERLYYKDMMEKILQDYMKKNA
- the serS gene encoding serine--tRNA ligase gives rise to the protein MLDIQLLRDKPHFVKERLKTRGGDHHLLVDRVLSLDQERRSILRELEALRSERNRISKEIGVMKKQSLDTSNLEAQVKKIRENIEELEAKLSIVESDMRNLMLRIPNIPHESVPIGEDEKDNVEVRRYGTPREFNFEPKPHWEIGEKLDILDFERGAKLSGSRFTVLKNMGAKLERALINFMLDMHAKKGYIEVLPPHLVKPEVLEGTGQLPKFEEELYKCERDNLYLIPTAEVPLTNLFRDEILREDQLPIYLMSYTPCYRREAGAYGKDIRGIIRQHQFNKVELVKIVKPEDSYEELEKLTRDAEDVLRALELPYRVVLLCSGDLGFSSAKTYDIEVWFPSQNRYREVSSCSNCEDFQARRINMRFKDTQGRNRYVHTLNGSGLAVGRTLAAILENYQREDGSVVVPHALRDYLKLDIIR